One window of the Nocardia terpenica genome contains the following:
- a CDS encoding acyl-CoA dehydrogenase family protein: MSVIQTPQSESGPERRAPLTAVAEQQFRAEVREWLTEQLDGPFRELRGLGGPGREHEAFDERLAWDRHLAAAGLTCLGWPVRYGGRAATLRQQVIFHEEYAKADAPSRVSHLGEELLGPTLLAFGTEEQKRRFLPGINTVTELWCQGYSEPGAGSDLAAVTTAARRDGDDWVVTGQKIWTSLAHLADWCFALCRTESGSTRHHGLSYLLIPMRQPGIRVRPIVQLTGTAEFNEVFFDEARTAADLVVGAPGEGWRVAMGTLTFERGISTVGQQIRFTRELANLEAVAKSTGALDDPVLAERIDRAWVGLRVLRAHALRTLESAHENADARTAAGQASVAKLLWANWHRGLGELAMDVLGAPGLVAPPGDLTDWQRLFLFSRADTLYGGSNEVQRNIIAERVLGLPREAR; encoded by the coding sequence GTGAGTGTGATCCAGACCCCGCAATCGGAGTCCGGCCCCGAACGCCGAGCGCCGCTCACCGCGGTCGCCGAGCAGCAGTTCCGCGCCGAGGTGCGGGAATGGCTGACCGAGCAGCTGGACGGGCCGTTTCGCGAGCTGCGCGGGCTCGGCGGGCCGGGCCGCGAGCACGAGGCGTTCGACGAACGGCTGGCCTGGGATCGCCACCTGGCCGCCGCCGGGCTGACCTGCCTGGGCTGGCCGGTCCGGTACGGGGGTCGCGCGGCCACGCTGCGCCAGCAGGTGATCTTCCACGAGGAATACGCCAAGGCCGATGCCCCGAGCCGGGTTTCGCACCTGGGTGAGGAACTGCTCGGCCCCACCCTGCTGGCCTTCGGCACCGAGGAGCAGAAGCGCCGCTTCCTGCCCGGCATCAATACCGTCACCGAGCTGTGGTGCCAGGGGTATTCGGAGCCGGGCGCGGGCTCCGACCTTGCGGCCGTCACCACCGCCGCGCGCCGCGACGGCGACGACTGGGTCGTCACCGGGCAGAAGATCTGGACCTCGCTGGCGCACCTGGCCGACTGGTGTTTCGCCCTGTGCCGCACCGAATCCGGCTCCACCCGCCACCATGGCCTGTCCTACCTACTGATTCCCATGCGGCAGCCGGGGATTCGGGTGCGGCCCATCGTGCAGCTCACCGGCACCGCCGAATTCAACGAGGTGTTCTTCGACGAGGCCCGCACCGCGGCCGATCTCGTGGTCGGCGCGCCCGGCGAGGGCTGGCGGGTGGCCATGGGCACCCTGACCTTCGAGCGCGGCATCTCCACCGTCGGCCAGCAGATCCGCTTCACCCGCGAGCTCGCGAATCTGGAGGCGGTGGCGAAATCGACCGGCGCGCTGGATGATCCGGTGCTGGCCGAGCGCATCGACCGGGCCTGGGTGGGCCTGCGGGTGCTACGCGCCCACGCCCTGCGCACCCTGGAATCCGCGCACGAGAACGCCGATGCCCGCACGGCGGCCGGGCAGGCGTCGGTCGCCAAACTGCTGTGGGCGAATTGGCATCGGGGACTGGGCGAGTTGGCCATGGACGTGCTGGGCGCGCCGGGTCTGGTCGCGCCGCCCGGCGATCTGACCGACTGGCAGCGGCTGTTCCTGTTCAGCCGCGCCGACACCCTCTACGGCGGCTCGAACGAGGTGCAGCGCAACATCATCGCCGAACGCGTGCTCGGACTGCCGCGCGAGGCCCGATAG